A window of Ciconia boyciana chromosome 9, ASM3463844v1, whole genome shotgun sequence genomic DNA:
ACAAAATGTGCAGGACAAAAGAAGTGAGGGACAAGACTCTGTCAGGGAGAATAGTTGCAGTGTTACGGTATGTTACCAAGCAGAGCAACAGGAAATTAAGGAGTAAATTGCCTGACACCTAAAAGAAACGTCCTAGTGGATGTGTTTGCATCCTCCATGCAAGACCATGACATTAGCTGTGTGTACATCACACGTGTACCTATCTTTCTTTGCCTGTAGGGGAATTCCAGGATGTCTTCTGACTTCTCACTCTAGGGCTGCACAGTCCTGGTCTCTcgcctgggaaaaaaaatagccctTGATACAGTACTAACATTGTGCTGtcacttttccctttcttttctgtccttttgaCCAGGGGGCATAATTGATGCCAACCTGAAGCTCctgcaggaagcagagcagCGCCTGAAGACAATTGTCACAGAGAAATTTGACACAGCTATGAAGCAGGGAGACCTGCCCCAGGTGGAACGATTCTTCAAGATCTTTCCTCTGCTAGGCTTACATGAAGAGGGGCTGAGCAAGTTCTCGGAGTACCTCTGCAAGCAGGTAACAGGTTCTGTGAAACATACTGTGACCTGTCTGGTCTCCTAGGGGAAAGCAAAGCCCAGTGCCTGTCAACtggcttttccttctgtgtcttGCTCTTTGTGCTTGCTTAAAGCTCATGCAAGGGAGcctggaaagagaagaacaagTTTCTGCCTCTCCTTGATCCTTGATTTTTCCACGAGAGAGGAAAGGATTCCTATTCAAAGGAGGAACAGCAGCAATAGCTCTTGCAATGGGAAGGCCAGCAAAAGCTCTATAGGGCAAGGGACAGTGGACCCCCCAATGGGACGAAGAATATCTTTGAGTGTTACCAGCTGACTGGTCCTGTTGTCATGCAGGTGGCcaacaaagcagaagagaacCTGCAGCTGGTGATGGGGACAGACATGAGTGACCGTCGGGCTGCTGTCATCTTTGCAGACACCCTGACACTCCTCTTTGAAGGTaatcttcctttcctctttgacGATGGATTGAAAATAGTCTGCGATGAGATTGTCCATcagtttaaatgcttttaattttatctcCAGGAGATCACAAAATGCCTCCTTGCCCTTTGAGCTATGGGAGTGTCACAGTAGAGGGACAAGGACACAACTAATAGACTTTTTCCCAGCCAGAAGAGGGCATTACAATAAGCAAGCTTTCCTACATACAGCTTGTGCAGGCATAAAGTGGATTTGCAAAGGATTTGTTGGCTTCCTCCAGGAATCAGGCTCTTCCTGTTCTCTGCCTCCTCAAAACAAATGGGTATTCCCTGAAGGTTTCTTCAGACATGCAGCTCTCCAGACAAATAAATCACATCCCTTAAGACTGAGCAGCTGTTGATGCCGCCAGGCCTGGCTCTTCAAGGAGGACCACGGGAGCttgaaagcagagagggaagggagagaagggaataTGAATGCTCTGTGGGAATGTTGCCAAAGACAGTAATTGAGATCCCATGGTGATTAACCATCTTCTCGATTAAGTCTGCTATAATTCCAGGTTGCACCACTGCCAAATCGCTCTCCTAGCCTGGCACCCTTGCTGCTATTGAAGGTCCTTAGAGCCGCCAAGGCTTTCTTGGCAGTAGCGTCAATAGAGGGGGAGCGTTGCTAACTCTTGGAGTAGAGAGTTTGTGAGAAGAAAGCAATATTGTAGAGATACCTCATTGGAGATGAGCTTTTTCTCCAAGGAGGTCTTGCCTTCACTAATGCTTGCTCTCTTGGGCATCTGTGTGACAGATAAGAGCAGAACTTTTCCTAGGCTGAGCACTGCTCTTCTCCTGTAACCTGGCAGGTGCTGAAAGCTGAGACTCTGTTTGGATGGCAGTTATGCCCCGTGCCAGGTTTAGCTCATGCAGCTTTCTCCTGTGGAAGCTTCATACCTTCATACCTTGTATCTAGGAGGGCAGCTGACACATGACATGGCAGGAGCTCTCTTTAGGAAGAGAGATGGCTTCTACTCCAGGAGATTTGCACTGCAGCCTTGCAATAAACAGCAGAGAGGATGGAAGGTGTCATATGCAGAGATAAGATGGCATGGAACGAGGGGTGGTAATGACAGGCCTTCAGTGCAGCACTAGGGAGTGGCTGGACAGTCTAAACTGTTTATCTGGGGAGTGAATGATCCCCTGTTAGGTCCTGTCTGTGGACCTGTGTAGCTCTGCTCTGGGTCTGGACTGGATGCAAACTCCTGCTTGAGTCTCTCTTgtgctttccctctccctgcagggaTTGCTCGCATTGTGGAGACCCACCAGCCCATTGTGGAGACCTACTACGGGCCAGGGAGGCTGTACACCCTCATCAAGCACCTGCAAGTGGAGTGCGACCGGCAGGTGGAGAAAGTGGTGGACAAGTTCATCAAAGAGAGGGACTATCATAGGCAGGTGAGAGGGGTGTGATGCCGGCTGACGCAGCCAACTGTGACTTCCATCCAGCTCCATGGGGCTCCAACTGCCATAGAGGTGGCAAAGTTTGACCTTGTGTATTGAAAGTTTGACCTTGTGTATATTCGTGCTGATGGCTGAAGGGGTCCAGCCTGTAGCTATCCCTTCTGTTGCAGAGGATTCATTGGGAGCATGGTAAATGGACCCTGGGCACAGGATTCTTTGCTCTGCAGGTTTGTAGGGCGCTTTCAGTACACCTTCCCCACTGTCTTGTTCCTGCTTCTGTCTGTTAGATGCAGGGCTGCTGTAACTGTCTCATGGTCACATACCTTGGTGCCTCTGTTGGAGTTCCCATCCCACCACCCTTCCTGGCAGGCTGAGCTCTGtcttggaggaggaggtgaacTGATGCGGTTCCCTTCTCTGGCAGTGCTTCCTGCAAAGCATTcctatcccccccccccccccccccccccgagtaAGCACCTCCTTAGGCTACAGCATGAGAAGCAGCTGTTAACTCCAAGTCATCAACAAAGACTTTGAGGACTCTCCCTCTTTTTGTGATTGCAGTTCCAGCAAGTTCAGAATAGCATGATGAGAAGTTCTTCTGCAGAGAAGATTGAACCAAGGtacaaacaaaacctctttttgCTCTCTAACCTTCCACTCTTGAGCTGCTATTAACACTACTTAGCATTTAGATAACTCCCCCGGTCTTCCAGAGGCTTTGTGGCTACTAAAGCATAAAATCGAATTGTTAGGTGCCCTTCACTGCCCTTTTATAAAGGCAGTGgtgtgctttattttgcttactTGTTACTTTTAAGCCTTGGCCCTAAACATTGCTGGAGGGCTGGCAATATCACTGCATACAAAGGACTGAGACTTTAATTGCCTGTGCCTACCACCTTTTGATGGTCAGAATATGGTCCTCGGACCCCACGAAATGGATCAGCTCCCTGGGCAGATAATTCGTGACAGAATCAGGAATAAATCTTTGAGTCTTATTTAATCtgtactgctgctgcagcaactCTGTAACATCAGTTTCTTGCTAATGAAAGCGCTTCGGTTcaatctccctccttttcttcttaaatatttgcataGCCTTTAAGTAAGGCCGTTTGAAAGTGCACCCAGCCCTTCTGGCATTGCATGACTTCTAAACATGCCTTGAAAGAAAACTTATGCTTCTCAAGCAAGATCTGTCTGTGAGCCTGCATGACTAATTATTTGAGTGGTAATATAGAGATCCACTTACTGTTTGCTCTGAGTAACTGTGCATGCATCCCAGGTTTtctgagcttttgctttttcatctgtaaaataaaaataacagttccTTGTCCTACTCGTGTGTTGTGAGGCTTTGAGCAGGATTTGTAAAGTTCTTTTTTGTGCACACTGATGAAAAAGCTGCTGATGtgacagtcttttttttcatagtcaTCTCTGATCTGAACACTGTGTTCTGCATTGTCACATGCTTTTTTGGTCTCACGTTTCCTGAGCTGTTGAGCTTAAACAGATTCTTCAtcattttcagagaaacacaTGAATCTTTGCACAAAAGCACATATATGGAGATGGCAGGGACCAGGCATTTCTAACGCTGGCCATGTAGGGCTCACAGAATCATAGCAAAACTGAGGTAGGAAAGGACTGCTgaaggtctctagtccaacctcccacTCAAAACAGGGCTAATTTTGAAGTTATATCAGGTTGCTTAGAGTCTTGCAGTCCTTACTGCTATGATTTTAATGTGGTTGTTCTCACAtccatgaggaaaaaagaagcttCTCTTAATGATTTTTTCAGGACATTTTGATTGTATGTGCATTCTTTGCACATACCAGTTATTCTGCTGAGCTTTGCCACTCGATGGCACAGATGGAAAGGGGCAGTATTGATCTCATAGTAAGAGAACAGAGAACACACTACTTAACTGAGTTAAATTAGTGCCTCTCCTTTTGTAGTCTTGCTACCTTGATTCTTGCTATGTTCCTTCCAGGGAACTTGACCCTATTTTAACAGAAGTCACTCTGATGAATGCCCGCAGTGAGCTCTACTTGAGGTTCATCAAGAGACGAATAATATCTGATTTTGAGGTGGGAGACTCCATGGCCTCAGAGGAGGTAAAGCAAGGTAACACCTTAATATCAATACTTGCAGGCTCTCTGTTCCTTGCAGCCAGAAGTGGAGATATATCTCAGTTAGTGGCAGAGCAGAGTGACCAGAGCAAAGATGCTTTGGGAGCACTCTGTGGATTGTGTAGCCTGGCCTCCCCAAACCTGTTTTCAGCACTGGTTGTTCCCTCTAACAGGGAAATTAACATTAGGAATTACTGCAGAGCATAATAAACAAGGTTCCCAAAGAGAGGGAGGGCCCTTTGGTCACTGCAGGCACAGATCCTAAAGGTGGAGGCCACAGGGAAAACAGGCTCAGGGTTTTGGTACTCCATGGAGCTCTGGAAATCACTTTTGTCACCTGCAAAAGTCAGCTCAGCAATTTCAGTTCCACAGTTGAGGCCTGTGATTTATTCCACGTTGGGCTTTGCAGGTTTGTGTCCGTTGGGTGCCCATGAGACAGGCAGCAAGGGGATTAGGTGGAACTGCTTTCTGGCACTTGGTCCCTGCTGATGGTTCTCTTGTGTTCTGTAGAACATCAAAAATACCTGGACATGCTTCTCAACAACTGTCTGCTGAGCCGCACCATGCAAGAGCTCATTGGCTACTACATCACCATGGAGGAATACTTCATGAGGGAGACTGTCAACAAGGTAGGGCTCAGACTGCTGCTTGCAATACCCTGCACTCTCTGCCAGTGGCTGAGACCTCTGCAGGTGCTCCACAGTCCTCTGCTGAGCATCCCTAGGGAGGGAGATGAGTATGTGGCAGGTTTGCAGCTGTTGGGAAGGTCTTTTGTTTCCCTTGGCTTTGAAAAGCAAGTGCTTGTTTCTGAACTTTGGCTCCAAACATACCCCTGAGTATCTTCCAGAGCCAGATCTTCCAGGTCTATGGGCTACTGAAAACTAGGATGAGTGGTGCCAGCCCACACATGGTACAGTTCAGCTCACATTGAAATGAGCAGGCTGGCAGTTTGGTCTCACAGCACTGCTCTGAGGGCACCTTCGCTTGCTGAGCTCAGGGCACTGAGACCACTTTCCTTGCAGGCTGTTGCCATGGACAGCTACGAGAAGGGCCAGCTCACCTCCAGCATGGTGGATGATGTGTTTTATATAGTGAAGAAGTGCATTGGGCGTGCTCTGTCCAGCTCCAGCATAGATTGTCTCTGTGCCATGATCAACCACTCCACCACTGAGCTGGAGTCTGACTTCAGGTAATGAAAATACATGAGGTTCATTGTAACTTTTCTCCACCTCACGTTCTGCAAACAGTGTTTGCTGTCAGATGGTCTTCCTTGTATTCTTCGCCTTTGAACCTCTGGTTTGTGATCTCCATGGAAGATGCTCGTAGGAAACAGCGTCAGGTGtggcatgggaagctggagcTGGGCATACTTTTCTCACAGTAGTGGTGGTCACCTGTAGGACAAACAGAGAAAGGAACCTCGTGGCCCAAAATCCCTATAAGCCTGAGTCACCACGTAGCATTGGAGTGCTATCCTGCTTGATGGTGCACGGTCACCCCTAATTGTTCTCTGGGTTGCCTGTGAGATTGCTTAGTAACTTGAACTTGGGGTGAGCCTGCAGAAATTGTCCTGCTCCTGTTTTTCATCCCAACCTGGGAGTGGGGAACTGTGAAGACAGCagacagctgcaggcaggatttTTGGGAAAGCTCAGAAACTGGGtggttgtgtttttctttcagccttgTGTCCTTTAGATGCTGTCAGGAGATATTTGCCAGCCCTCTTTTGTCCCTGTGAAGTTCCACTTTGTTCAGGTCACAGCTCAGCCAGAGTGCTGTCCCCTGTCACAGAGCACAACTCTGCTGTGGCTTGCAGTATTTGCTCTAAGCCCTGGTATGTTCTCCTTGCCCCATAGGGAGGTTCTTTACAACAAGCTGAAGCAGGGCTTTCCAGCCACGACCTTCCAGGACTTCCAGAGAGGGGTGACCAGTGCCGTGAACATCATGCAtagcagcctgcagcagggcaagTTTGATACCAAAGGCATTGAAAGCACCGATGAGGCCAAGCAGTCCTTTCTGGTGGGTTTGGTGGCTGTTCTGGTATGGGGTGAGGGGAAAGACAATGGGGAGCTGTTGGGAACAGGATTGGTGAGGCTATCACATGTTCAGAGAACTGGAAAACCATTCAGGCGTGGTGGGTGGCCTGACTTTGGATGTCTGGTAGATGCTTCTACCTCACCTCATGTTTGTAGGGCTTCCACATCAGGCCTGTCCAAGTATGATCCTGTGACTGTCTCTTAGACTGCTGTGATGATGATTCCCTCCAGGCTGGGGAAGAGTCTGTGCTCTTCTGAGGTATCCCCCAATCCTATTCTTCACAGGCTCTGCACAAAGGTGGTGGGAGAGTGTCTCATCCACACCTTCCTCTACATGAGAAACTTTCCTGTCCCAAGCTCAGGGCTCCTTCATTCTCCCTTAACAGATCGGAGAGTTTCCATTAGAGCAGGGTTGTCTGCTCTGCTTGGCCTGCAAGATCCTCCTGTTGCCTTCTCCTAACAGCAGCACTGCAACTCCTTGCATGCTTGAGCAGGCCAGAACATGGCAGTGAGCATTAGAGACCCCTTGGAGAGCATTTGAAGGGCCGTCACTCCTGTCTTCTGCAGCATAACACATCCTTCCCCATGGTGGGATGCTGTATAAACCTTGCATTGTGGAAAAGATCTCACTGGGAGAGCAACTCTGGATCTGCTCTCCTctcagccagccctgctgtttGAGCAGACCTGTGGGCAGAGACCCTGAGAGCACTGGAGAGGGGCTGGCTGTGAACACCCAGTACTGAACAGGCTCCTTTGGACTTTTCAGTGTTACAAGGAGAGAAGGCAAcaaagggagcaggagggacaACTCTTCCATTTCATTAAATTCTTGGTTACAGGTTTCTGCATTTCTTGAAGCAAAGTGCTTAAAATGTCAATTCTCCCACTAGAATTCCTCATTCACCTGCCAGCTTGCCTCATTTCCCTGTCTGCACAAACCCCAGCCTTATACTGACATTTGGTTCAGCTTCAGCAGGTAGAGAACAGTCTGTTCGATGAAGAACAGATACTCATCTGGCAGGAGGGGTGCTGATTTCTCCTGCCTAGATATGAATGCCTTTCTGCCTCCCCTGCTTCTCTGGACATAGTGTATAAACCATGACCTCCAGCCACTCCTGGTCTGTTCTTCATGACACAGTCACAGAAAGTTGGGGGTATATCCTCTTTTCCACCAGTGACCCACAACTGGGGCTTTGCTGCAACATTGTGGACAGAATGATGAGGAAAAGAAGTGGAGTAAACTAACTCAGGCTTTGTACTAGCTGCAGGTGCAGCACACGTGCTCTGTTACTGTAGTTCAGCTTCATGCAGCTCTGTGAATCTGCAGTGCTTTGATCACACAGTAGCATCTCTGTCCccttaaatatttgcatttcagccTGTAGTGTGATCTACATGGAGAAAATGTAAGGACTTGGAGCTGAGGTGCTGGGAAATTCCAATGAATTCTACTTGGgtatgttttgttgttttttttccaggtgacCTTAAACAATGTGGAAGTCTGCAGTGAAAACATCATGACCCTAAAGAAGACTTTAGAGGTGCGGTCTGGATTCTTTACTGGTTTTTTCCGTAATCAAATTTGTAATATCCTCCCGTGGGTGCAGGGTGGGTCAGATAAACCATTTGGACTTCGCTATGCCCAAATTCCTGAGGTCTTTGCCCTCCAGCCTTAGGAAAGCAATTTTGAGCTGCCAGAGCAATGTCCAGCTGATACATCATCATCAGCTGGAAATACCAGTTCCTCCACCTTGAACCAACCTGGCACAGGCCAGGAGCCAGTGGAATAAAATGTGCATCATTGAGAGGTTGTGGTTCTCTGGTGCTGGGCTAGATAGCCCCTGGCTCCCATTCTTGCTGTCCTCTCCTCAGGTGgagccagcagcccctgccttcACAGGGGCAAGAGTTTGGCACCTGTCCTAGCCTGCAAGCGTGCTGGTGGGCAGCCAGAGCTCAGCAACATGAAGGGATAGAAACTGTCCGGGTTATTAATTTGCAACTTGCTCACGGATCTTTTCCCTGCAGAGTGACTGCAGCAAACTGCTTAGTCAAGGCTTCGGGGGTGAGCAAGCACAGGCCAAGATTGACAGCTGCCTCTCTGACATGGCTGCTGTCTCCAACAAATTTCGTGACCTGCTGCAGGTGAGTCTTGCTGAGTTACTGCTGGCCTCCAACACTGGCGGGCCAGTGTCTTCAGGGAGAGCTCGGGCAGGAATCATTTCAGCCCAAGGCCTGGGCCACATCTGACTCCAAGTGCTGGTAGGGGTGCAGAAGAGAGTAAATCAGTCAGCTTTGAGGCATGGAAACAGATCCAGCTCGTTTGCACAGCCGCACCAGCTGGCGGCTGCATAAAAAGCACTGGAAGCAGCTGTAGAGCCAGAAGGAATGTTGCTCCATTTGTCTTCACTCAGCACAGAGTTGTAGTTGGTTtagcattttcagaataaatattaataacatttcCATCTTGTCCATTCTCCCTTGTGGCACAGCACGTTGTCAAGTTGTCCAGAGCCTCACTAGGTAACGCTGAAGACAGGCTGTTGGTAGAGAAGAGCTGCTCTTCTCTCAggtttctcctcctttcccaaaTGGAAATACTCCCTGGCATGGGGCAGAAGGCTCTCTGGCTAAATCCACTGTCTCGTGTGGCATGCTGGGGCCTGTTGCCCTAAAATTTCACAGTGGTctctggcagggagaggagcaggaagaCCTAATACCTCCTGTGGAAAGAAACCAAGcaaaagagaatattttgaaCCAGGTTTGCCATCAGCTTTGTACTTCACAGGGGGGCCAGGCTATTTTTCGTTTTGCTCTGCAGTTCACTGCAGCCAGATGCCTTCAGACCAGTGTTGCCAGCGAACCCTCTTGAGGCTTGTGGTCAGTATCAAAACAAAAGAGCTCATCAGTAAGAAGTAAAACTCTCCAGT
This region includes:
- the COG4 gene encoding conserved oligomeric Golgi complex subunit 4 gives rise to the protein MAAATAPGPRAPGGEGGGSAACALSMERIQSLTDLADLEAAYSRLCEEEKVMQEELDALLEQQSTIENKMVALHRMGPNLQLIEGDAQQLAGMITFTCNLAENVSSKVRQLDLAKNRLYQAIQRADDILDLKFCTDGVQTALRNEDYEQAAAHIHRYLSLDKSVIELSRQGKEGGIIDANLKLLQEAEQRLKTIVTEKFDTAMKQGDLPQVERFFKIFPLLGLHEEGLSKFSEYLCKQVANKAEENLQLVMGTDMSDRRAAVIFADTLTLLFEGIARIVETHQPIVETYYGPGRLYTLIKHLQVECDRQVEKVVDKFIKERDYHRQFQQVQNSMMRSSSAEKIEPRELDPILTEVTLMNARSELYLRFIKRRIISDFEVGDSMASEEVKQEHQKYLDMLLNNCLLSRTMQELIGYYITMEEYFMRETVNKAVAMDSYEKGQLTSSMVDDVFYIVKKCIGRALSSSSIDCLCAMINHSTTELESDFREVLYNKLKQGFPATTFQDFQRGVTSAVNIMHSSLQQGKFDTKGIESTDEAKQSFLVTLNNVEVCSENIMTLKKTLESDCSKLLSQGFGGEQAQAKIDSCLSDMAAVSNKFRDLLQEGLNELNSTAIKPQVKPWINLFLSVSHNIEEEEFSDYEANDPWVQQFIVNLEQQMTEFKAGLSPVIYDTLTGLMTSLIAIELEKVLLKSTFSRLGGLQFDKELRSLIAYLTTVTTWTIRDKFARLSQMATILNLERVTEILDYWGPNSGPLTWRLTPAEVRQVLALRIDFRSEDIKRLRL